From the genome of Danio aesculapii chromosome 16, fDanAes4.1, whole genome shotgun sequence, one region includes:
- the fxyd7 gene encoding FXYD domain containing ion transport regulator 7 isoform X2, whose protein sequence is MEASTGSYTHFDQSAFHYDYETLRTTGVILAVVMFVSGILIALSKKCKCSKSKSSPVEGPPKTEVPPQTV, encoded by the exons ATGGAAGCCTCAACAG GATCATACACACATTTTGACCAGAGTGCCTTTCATTATG ATTATGAGACGTTGCGGACCACGGGGGTCATCCTAGCTGTGGTTATGTTTGTAAGTGGGATCCTTATCGCACTGA GTAAAAAGTGCAAATGCTCAAAATCCAA ATCTAGTCCAGTGGAAGGCCCTCCGAAGACAGAAG TTCCCCCTCAAACAGTGTAA
- the fxyd7 gene encoding FXYD domain containing ion transport regulator 7 isoform X1, translating into MEASTGSYTHFDQSAFHYDYETLRTTGVILAVVMFVSGILIALNLVQWKALRRQKFPLKQCKADGGSERPISARGNVQTHKVTYRNERESRTCLTSFCNLSLNADLLLYF; encoded by the exons ATGGAAGCCTCAACAG GATCATACACACATTTTGACCAGAGTGCCTTTCATTATG ATTATGAGACGTTGCGGACCACGGGGGTCATCCTAGCTGTGGTTATGTTTGTAAGTGGGATCCTTATCGCACTGA ATCTAGTCCAGTGGAAGGCCCTCCGAAGACAGAAG TTCCCCCTCAAACAGTGTAAAGCGGATGGCGGATCAGAGCGGCCCATTTCAGCGAGAGGAAATGTTCAGACGCACAAGGTTACTTACAGGAATGAGAGAGAAAGCAGAACCTGCTTGACCTCTTTTTGTAACCTCAGTCTAAATGCTGATCTACTGCTGTATTTTTAG